One Podarcis muralis chromosome Z, rPodMur119.hap1.1, whole genome shotgun sequence DNA segment encodes these proteins:
- the LOC114588759 gene encoding putative G-protein coupled receptor 34: protein MNFLSPNDHLPRNDSNGSTCEIQDGFLAGTLPVMYSVISTFGFFSNMLALWVFQFGTQKTNSITVYMKNLAISDLLLALCLPFRAAYQNENGPPILCKVVGTVFYTTMYISILLLSLICLDRYLKIIWPLQQFRIHKVPHSTSASRVVWLLCIAIMLPYFFNKGNSNDPCSHKCFHFKKRGALAAVLNMTAVLLFFILLLFFLYSYCKISLRLHTASLRKSKRISSRATLKISVVLLVFTICFAPYHMVRVPYIFAQVGVFSAAESVQALHFANEVVLCISALNCCFDPIIFFFLSSNFKRALLAATHGKLKRALQKNPDMSGNRKSITDSRMQES from the coding sequence ATGAATTTCCTTTCCCCTAATGACCATCTCCCAAGGAATGATTCTAATGGATCAACTTGTGAAATCCAAGATGGCTTTCTTGCAGGGACTCTGCCTGTGATGTACTCAGTCATCTCCACATTTGGTTTCTTCAGCAACATGCTGGCCCTCTGGGTGTTCCAGTTTGGCACACAGAAGACAAACTCCATCACGGTGTACATGAAGAACCTTGCCATCTCAGACCTCTTgcttgccctctgcctgcccttccGGGCTGCTTATCAAAATGAGAATGGCCCTCCCATCCTGTGCAAAGTGGTTGGCACAGTCTTCTATACCACCATGTACATCAGCATCCTGCTTCTCAGCCTGATCTGCCTGGACCGCTACCTGAAGATCATCTGGCCCCTCCAGCAGTTCCGGATCCACAAAGTACCTCACAGCACTTCTGCCTCCAGAGTGGTATGGCTGCTCTGCATTGCCATAATGCTGCCATACTTTTTCAACAAGGGCAACAGCAACGACCCCTGCAGCCACAAATGCTTCCACTTCAAGAAGAGAGGAGCTCTGGCAGCAGTGCTCAACATGACGGCCGTGCTCCTTTTCTtcatcctgttgctgtttttcctttaCTCTTACTGCAAAATCTCTCTTAGGCTCCACACAGCATCCTTAAGGAAAAGTAAGCGGATTAGCAGCAGAGCCACTCTGAAGATCTCTGTGGTCCTGCTCGTCTTCACAATATGCTTTGCCCCCTACCACATGGTCCGAGTGCCCTACATCTTTGCCCAGGTAGGGGTCTTTTCTGCTGCAGAGAGTGTTCAGGCCCTCCACTTTGCCAATGAAGTTGTCCTTTGCATCTCAGCCCTCAACTGCTGCTTCGAccccattattttcttttttctgtccaGCAATTTCAAGAGGGCTCTGCTGGCAGCCACCCATGGGAAACTGAAAAGAGCTCTTCAGAAGAACCCAGACATGTCAGGCAACAGAAAATCCATCACAGATTCCAGAATGCAGGAGAGCTGA